A stretch of the Musa acuminata AAA Group cultivar baxijiao chromosome BXJ2-7, Cavendish_Baxijiao_AAA, whole genome shotgun sequence genome encodes the following:
- the LOC103990882 gene encoding probable E3 ubiquitin-protein ligase LOG2 isoform X2: MGNTGSSGNGGGSGIGSGRRRNSSLHHRHHHHHHHPPPFGPAPALLPALQPPEVTANRYVFGAATAYPPQYPNPNPSQYYQYGYYPPPPPTMPVPLPAPFDHQHGGSGSAPHVEYPVHHPGWAGGRRYSPYGAPPPAPPYVDHHKAVTIRNDVNVKKETLRVEPDDHNTGRFLVAFTFDATVAGSITIFFFAKEDMDCNLTATKEDLFKPVTVSFKEGLGQKFRQPSGTGIDFSIFNKAELVKERELDIYPLAVKAEASPSNNQGPERENQKLGTPHSQITQAMFEKKENGKECVICLSEPHDTTVLPCRHMCMCSECAKVLRFQTNRCPICRQPVERLLEIKINNRAEQRQEAAPC, translated from the exons ATGGGAAACACCGGgagcagcggcaacggcggcggTTCCGGCATTGGAAGTGGTCGGCGGAGGAACTCCAGCcttcaccaccgccaccaccatcaccatcaccacccGCCTCCCTTCGGCCCCGCACCTGCTCTGCTCCCCGCGCTACAGCCGCCGGAGGTGACCGCCAACCGCTACGTGTTCGGGGCGGCCACCGCTTACCCGCCGCAGTACCCCAACCCGAACCCCTCTCAGTACTACCAGTACGGGTACTACCCGCCTCCACCACCGACGATGCCGGTGCCTCTCCCGGCGCCGTTCGACCATCAACACGGTGGCAGCGGCAGCGCGCCCCACGTAGAGTACCCGGTCCACCACCCGGGGTGGGCGGGTGGCCGGAGGTATTCGCCGTATGGCGCGCCGCCCCCTGCTCCTCCGTACGTCGATCACCACAAGGCCGTCACCATCAGGAACGACGTCAATGTGAAGAAGGAGACCCTCAGGGTTGAGCCTGACGACCACAATACCGGTCGTTTCCTCGTGGCTTTCACCTTCGATGCCACCGTCGCAGGAAG CATTACTATTTTCTTCTTTGCAAAAGAAGATATGGACTGTAACCTTACTGCAACAAAGGAGGACTTGTTTAAACCAGTCACAGTGTCCTTTAAGGAAGGTTTGGGTCAGAAGTTCAGGCAACCGTCTGGGACAGGAattgatttctcaatttttaaCAAGGCCGAGTTGGTGAAAGAGCGGGAACTTGATATATATCCTCTTGCTGTAAAAGCAGAAGCTTCTCCATCCAACAATCAAGGACCAGAACGTGAGAACCAGAAATTAGGAACTCCGCACTCGCAAATTACACAGGCTATGTTTGAGAAGAAAGAGAATG GAAAAGAATGCGTGATTTGTCTTTCTGAACCACATGATACCACTGTCCTCCCATGCAGACACATG TGCATGTGCAGCGAATGCGCAAAGGTTCTTAGGTTCCAGACGAATCGATGCCCGATATGCAGGCAGCCGGTGGAGCGGCTACTGGAGATCAAGATCAACAACAGAGCTGAGCAGCGACAAGAGGCAGCACCGTGCTGA
- the LOC103990882 gene encoding probable E3 ubiquitin-protein ligase LUL2 isoform X1: MGNTGSSGNGGGSGIGSGRRRNSSLHHRHHHHHHHPPPFGPAPALLPALQPPEVTANRYVFGAATAYPPQYPNPNPSQYYQYGYYPPPPPTMPVPLPAPFDHQHGGSGSAPHVEYPVHHPGWAGGRRYSPYGAPPPAPPYVDHHKAVTIRNDVNVKKETLRVEPDDHNTGRFLVAFTFDATVAGSITIFFFAKEDMDCNLTATKEDLFKPVTVSFKEGLGQKFRQPSGTGIDFSIFNKAELVKERELDIYPLAVKAEASPSNNQGPERENQKLGTPHSQITQAMFEKKENGEYHVRVMKQILYVNQIRYELQEIYGIENSVDNDTDGNDAGKECVICLSEPHDTTVLPCRHMCMCSECAKVLRFQTNRCPICRQPVERLLEIKINNRAEQRQEAAPC; encoded by the exons ATGGGAAACACCGGgagcagcggcaacggcggcggTTCCGGCATTGGAAGTGGTCGGCGGAGGAACTCCAGCcttcaccaccgccaccaccatcaccatcaccacccGCCTCCCTTCGGCCCCGCACCTGCTCTGCTCCCCGCGCTACAGCCGCCGGAGGTGACCGCCAACCGCTACGTGTTCGGGGCGGCCACCGCTTACCCGCCGCAGTACCCCAACCCGAACCCCTCTCAGTACTACCAGTACGGGTACTACCCGCCTCCACCACCGACGATGCCGGTGCCTCTCCCGGCGCCGTTCGACCATCAACACGGTGGCAGCGGCAGCGCGCCCCACGTAGAGTACCCGGTCCACCACCCGGGGTGGGCGGGTGGCCGGAGGTATTCGCCGTATGGCGCGCCGCCCCCTGCTCCTCCGTACGTCGATCACCACAAGGCCGTCACCATCAGGAACGACGTCAATGTGAAGAAGGAGACCCTCAGGGTTGAGCCTGACGACCACAATACCGGTCGTTTCCTCGTGGCTTTCACCTTCGATGCCACCGTCGCAGGAAG CATTACTATTTTCTTCTTTGCAAAAGAAGATATGGACTGTAACCTTACTGCAACAAAGGAGGACTTGTTTAAACCAGTCACAGTGTCCTTTAAGGAAGGTTTGGGTCAGAAGTTCAGGCAACCGTCTGGGACAGGAattgatttctcaatttttaaCAAGGCCGAGTTGGTGAAAGAGCGGGAACTTGATATATATCCTCTTGCTGTAAAAGCAGAAGCTTCTCCATCCAACAATCAAGGACCAGAACGTGAGAACCAGAAATTAGGAACTCCGCACTCGCAAATTACACAGGCTATGTTTGAGAAGAAAGAGAATGGTGAGTATCATGTTCGTGTGATGAAGCAGAtcttgtatgtgaatcaaatcagaTATGAGCTGCAGGAAATCTATGGCATCGAGAACTCAGTTGACAATGATACTGATGGGAATGATGCAGGAAAAGAATGCGTGATTTGTCTTTCTGAACCACATGATACCACTGTCCTCCCATGCAGACACATG TGCATGTGCAGCGAATGCGCAAAGGTTCTTAGGTTCCAGACGAATCGATGCCCGATATGCAGGCAGCCGGTGGAGCGGCTACTGGAGATCAAGATCAACAACAGAGCTGAGCAGCGACAAGAGGCAGCACCGTGCTGA
- the LOC103990881 gene encoding large ribosomal subunit protein uL23 — protein MAPPAKATSKKADDKTQALKVAKAVKSGSTLKKKAKKIRTSVTFHRPKTLTRDRNPKYPRISAPPRNKLDQYQILKYPLTTESAMKKIEDNNTLVFIVDIRADKKKIKAAVKKMYDIQAKKVNTLIRPDGTKKAYVRLTPDYDALDVANKIGII, from the exons ATGGCTCCACCCGCAAAAG CTACCTCCAAGAAGGCCGATGACAAGACACAGGCTCTGAAGGTTGCGAAGGCTGTGAAGTCCGGATCTACCTTGAAGAAGAAGGCCAAGAAGATTAGGACGTCTGTTACTTTTCACAGGCCAAAGACTCTGACAAGGGACAGAAATCCGAAGTACCCTAGAATTAGTGCTCCACCAAGAAACAAGTTGGATCAGTATCAAATCCTCAAGTATCCCCTGACCACTGAATCTGCAATGAAGAAGATTGAAGACAACAACACACTAGTCTTCATTGTTGACATTAGAGCCGACAAGAAGAAGATCAAAGCAGCTGTGAAAAAGATGTACGACATTCAGGCCAAGAAGGTGAATACCCTGATCAG ACCTGATGGTACTAAGAAGGCTTACGTGAGACTGACTCCGGACTATGATGCGCTTGATGTTGCAAACAAAATCGGCATCATCTAA
- the LOC135616550 gene encoding uncharacterized protein LOC135616550: MWMFKPFTGKEPVGLEGRTIDVGNVKVHVRNVIAQGGFSCVYIALDPAQSSKQYALKHMICNDAESSDLVMKEISVMKLLRGHPNVVTLIAHTILDMGWRKEALLVMEYCEKSLVTVLGNRGAGYFEEKQILLIFRDVCNAIYAMHSQSPPIAHRDLKAENVLLAPGGAWKLCDFGSTSTNHKCFDKPEEMGIEEDIIRKHTTPAYRAPEMWDLFRKEVLCEKVDIWALGCLLYRICYFKSAFDGESKLQVLNGNYRIPDLPKYSASMTGLIKDMLEASPNTRPDIMQVWFRVNELLPEELQKHLPDGCAEAVAMHRSRSDSQDQEVSRKTSLMRRRSPPPPPSSQESEDTQHSGPSQDASWEGGPIGAFWSTQHGKDSAVIDNKRSFFNEPVKQAVSKQNHSTIISKDSPPRESHAHPRQPGRIERGNPADEDFEKKISQEMKHCSQRPKVLYPEEKPAFENETFNTFVADFDVSKLNSRNIVSDNKSRKEDLEAEVGKLKEQLKQANLEKVDMTSKYEKLSAICRSQRQEIQELKSALSALSPSLPSKDRSKSHNHPGSLESAALPRDKMEGSVWDLQQGMMSNPSASSHRPELKTWNAFHGEPKIQAAPRSNHPISSGATNVPQNVTPAAEHSRHRWGFDMENFADPSGPQASRISAEGITSQRFNGGATKKTESEQPAGWAGF; this comes from the exons ATGTGGATGTTCAAGCCATTCACGGGCAAAGAACCTGTTGGTCTTGAAGGCCGAACAATTGATGTTGGTAATGTAAAGGTCCATGTTCGGAATGTCATAGCACAAGGGGGGTTTTCCTGTGTCTACATTGCCCTTGATCCTGCACAATCATCTAAACAGTATGCCCTGAAacatatgatttgcaatgatgccgaGTCATCAGATCTTGTCATGAAGGAGATCTCTGTGATGAAGCTGCTCAGAGGGCACCCTAATGTTGTTACCCTCATTGCGCACACCATACTAGACATGGGCTGGAGGAAGGAGGCATTGCTTGTAATGGAGTACTGTGAGAAGTCTCTGGTTACTGTGCTAGGAAACAGAGGAGCTGGATACTTCGAGGAGAAACAGATCCTCTTGATATTTAGAGATGTTTGCAATGCAATTTATGCCATGCATTCCCAATCACCACCAATTGCCCACAG GGATTTGAAAGCTGAAAATGTGCTGCTAGCTCCTGGTGGAGCTTGGAAGTTATGCGACTTTGGCAGCACTTCTACCAATCATAAATGCTTTGACAAGCCTGAGGAGATGGGAATTGAAGAAGACATTATCAGGAAGCACACAACTCCTGCATATAGAGCCCCTGAG ATGTGGGaccttttcagaaaggaagttttATGTGAGAAAGTGGACATCTGG GCTCTTGGATGCCTTCTATATCGAATCTGTTATTTCAAATCTGCATTTGACGGTGAATCAAAACTTCAAGTCCTGAATGGAAACTATCGCATCCCCGACTTACCAAAGTACAGTGCTTCTATGACCGGCCTGATCAAGGACatgcttgaagcttctccaaacacCAGACCAGATATCATGCAG GTTTGGTTTCGTGTCAATGAATTGCTTCCTGAAGAGTTGCAGAAGCATTTACCTGATGGCTGTGCTGAAGCTGTTGCCATGCATCGATCTCGTTCAGATTCACAAGATCAAG AAGTCTCAAGAAAGACTTCTTTGATGCGTCGAAGGAGCCCACCACCGCCACCTTCCTCACAAGAATCTGAGGATACGCAACACTCTGGACCGTCTCAAGATGCTTCATGGGAAGGGGGGCCCATCGGTGCATTTTGGTCCACCCAACATGGGAAGGATTCAGCGGTTATAGATAATAAGAGATCTTTCTTTAATGAACCAGTCAAACAAGCAGTgtcaaagcagaatcacagtaccATTATAAGCAAAGATAGCCCTCCAAGGGAAAGCCATGCCCATCCCCGACAGCCAGGAAGGATTGAACGGGGAAACCCTGCTGATGAggactttgagaaaaaaatttCCCAAGAAATGAAGCATTGTTCCCAGAGGCCAAAGGTGTTGTACCCTGAGGAGAAACCAGCTTTTGAAAATGAAACATTCAATACTTTCGTGGCTGATTTTGATGTCAGCAAGTTGAACTCGAGGAATATTGTTAGTGACAACAAATCAAGGAAAGAAGATCTGGAAGCAGAAGTCGGTAAACTAAAAGAACAGCTGAAGCAAGCCAACTTGGAGAAAGTAGATATGACATCCAAATATGAAAAGTTATCTGCCATCTGTCGCTCTCAGCGACAAGAGATACAGGAGCTGAAGAGTGCTCTTTCGGCACTAAGCCCATCACTACCAAGCAAAGATAGGTCAAAGAGTCACAACCATCCTGGAAGCTTGGAGTCTGCAGCTCTT CCAAGGGACAAGATGGAAGGAAGTGTATGGGACCTTCAGCAAGGAATGATGTCGAACCCTTCTGCATCATCACACAGACCAGAGCTGAAGACATGGAATGCTTTCCATGGAGAACCCAAAATTCAGGCTGCACCAAGAAGCAACCATCCTATATCTTCTGGAGCAACTAATGTCCCTCAAAATGTTACGCCGGCTGCAGAGCACTCGAGACATCGGTGGGGTTTTGATATGGAAAATTTTGCTGATCCATCTGGTCCACAAGCATCCAGGATTTCTGCCGAAGGAATTACTTCCCAGAGGTTTAACGGTGGGGCAACAAAGAAAACAGAATCTGAGCAGCCTGCCGGATGGGCCGGGTTTTGA